The Juglans regia cultivar Chandler chromosome 1, Walnut 2.0, whole genome shotgun sequence nucleotide sequence TGCATCAATCTTCAATAGTCCATACTTGCCTCCGTTATCGAAAAGCTTCCGTTTTTCTATTTGGATCTTTGTCTACATTTGGGTGGAGATTTCTTCAAGGCATTTTGTAAATCACTACTTTCTATTTCACATGAGGCGATTTTTcattggatatttttttttaacaaaccgtttactttttttttttttgacaaatcgTTTACTATATCACCTGCATGCAGTTTCATTGCTGACAATCCAATTCTGGTCAAACTTTTGGTTtgattcaacttttaacaattTATACCCATTTAACCATTTGTTATCTGATTAGGTGATTGCTATACCCCAAAGTTTATGGTCTTGATTAATAATTAGTTGTTTTGATACAATCTTGTATTgcaaaatttctcattttatgtGTTTATGAGTTTTGTGATATTGCTCCATATTTGTTaatggagaaaagaaatgaataatcTCTTTTAAGCTAAATAGATATTTTGTTCATGTGGGTTGTGTCATTTCATTGTAATACTGATGGTTTGGAGTGGCTATGTGCCCAGCTCTCATGGGACTACTCATGATAAATCATCAGACTTGTCATATTGATCATGCTTCCGCTTAATGAAATTATACTAAGATCCATATGGATAATGAATTTGCCCCGTTAACAAATCATTATTTGGTTGGATGCTTAGGATAATAAAGATAATAGTTAAATGCTTGGCACTTGGAGGCCTAGTCCTATCCTCTCGGTAGCAGGTCATTTTAAGTccttgtatttaattattttactttgtcATGCGTAAGAGCCTTTTATATATCTTGGGCTCTAGTATAGTGCATACGAGGTTATTTTGAATAAGACTTTAGCATTGATATAAGATTGCCTAATGGAGACATTTATGGTGCATGTATCTTGTTCCACatgcataataaattttgttattttctccTCAGCTTATGGCCATGCaactctgtctctctctttgtCTACCATCAAGAGTCTATCAAGAACCAACTATGAGGATTGGTATGAGTCTCTCACTATTAATTTGGCTATCATGAATTTGGATTTGGCTTTAAGGGTCAATGTGCCTGTTGAGCCCACTAGTGAAAATTCTGCAGATGAAAAGGCTCGTTATGAGTAGTAGGTGCATTCTAATAAGACTTGTCTCATGATTAtgaaatatactattaacaagTCTATCAGGCAGATCATAGCTAATACAGATAGTGCTAAAGAATATCTTAACACCGTTGGGAAGAAATTTACTAAGTTTGATAAGGCAGAAAAGGGAACTCTGATGAAACTTCTTACTACCACAACCTATGATGGGGTTAGTGGTGTCTAAGAGCATATCATGAAGCTAAGGAATGAAAGTTGAGTTAGCATATAGCTTTCTTGTATGGCAAGTACTTGAATCTTTGCCACCTTAGTTTGATGCACTCAAGACCACTTATAATGCTTAGAAAGATGAATGGAGCTTGAGTGAAATGACTGCTATTGTAAATCACGAAAAGGAGATGATAAAAAGGGTCAAGTCTCATGCAGCTTTCATGGTAACTGTTGATAAAGGGAAGAATAAGAAGTTCTTCAAGGGTAATAGCAGCAACTCCCGCAAGATGATGAAATCTAGAAAGCCTCATCAACAAGCTAGTGTGAGTGTTCCAAATGGGCCTAAGAATGAATGTTTTAAGGGAAAATTTAACTTCTATCATTTGTTTGGGCACAAGAAGGTTGATTGTAGGAAATTTAAGACTTGGTTAGACAAGAAAGGTACACGTTTGCTACAAGTATGCTTTGAGTCTAATCCAGTTGATGTGTCTTCTAATACTTGGTACCTAGATATTGGTGCAGCCATTCATACTACAAATTCTTTGCAAGAATTAAGGAactgcagaaaaccaattgatgCAGAGTTAGTAGTAAATATGGGTAATAGAGTGAAGGTAAAGTTGAACATATTGGTATAGTCAGACTTATTTTAGCTTCTAAGTATGTTTTGAACTTGTCTGATACTGCTTTTATACCTTCCATAAGAAGAAATCTTATCTTGGTTTCTATTTTGGACAAATGTggatatgtttttcattttggaaATGGAAATGCTACAATCTTTTATGACTCAGCTATGGTTAGTACTGCTACTTTATATGAtggtttatataaaattgatttacTTCCTACTTTAGATCCTACTTCTTCTAGTGTCTCTGTTGTGAATGTTGTAGTTGGTTCTAAACGTACTAGATCCAATGAAAACTCTTTCATATTATGGCACAAAAGGTTGGatcatatttttagagaaagaATGAAGATATTGATTAAAGATGACattctaaattatttgaatttttttgattttgaaatttgtgttgCTTGTATCAAATGGAAGCTTCCAACGAAGACCTAAAAGTAAAAGACTAGCATAAGTATGGATATTCTAGATTTAATCTATACTGATATTTGTAGTCTCATTTCACTTACCGCTTTGGAAAATTATAGATACTTCGTTACCTTTGTTGATAATTATTCTCGCTATGGTTATATCAAGCTCATTCGAGAAAAATCACTCATTGGAAGCTTTTAAGCCTTTCAAGACTGTTGTGGAActctaaaaaataagaaaatcaaaatggTAAGATGAGATAGATGAGGTGAGTTTTATGGGAGATATGATGAAACTAATAGAAATCTTGGATCTTTTGCTAGATTTCTCGAGGCATGTGGTATTGATGCTTAGTACATAATACCTGAAACTCTTGCACATAATGATATTGcagaaataagaaattatactCTTATGGATATGGTGCGGTGTATGCTTAGTTATTCCACTTTGCCTGAATTCTTGTGGGGTGAGGCTTTGAAAACTGTTGCATATATTTTGAATCAAGTACCAAGTAAGTTGGTTCCTAAAACTCCTTATGAGTTATGATCAAGTAAGAGGTCTAGTTTGCATCATTTCCGTGTTTGGGATTGTAAAGCGAAAATAAGGCCATATAATCCTCAATAGAAGAAACTTGATTCTAAGACCATTACTGGTTATTTTGTTGGCTATTGTGTGGGATCAAGATGTTTTAGATTCTATTGCCTTTCAAATGTTACTAGAGTTATTGAATCTGATCGAGCCATTTTCTTTGAGGATGTTAGTGACAGTGGGAGTTTCGCACCACGTGAAGTTGTATTTAGCGAGGAGTGTGTTGCTATACTTGTTCAGGTTACTCCTTCATCCGTGGTTGCACCACCATTGACAGAGGGAACCAATACTATTGTCCAAGACCCTGTCGTTGACACTATAGTTGATGTTGATGTGGTGAATAATGATATTGTTTTGAGGAGGTCACAGAGAATTCGTAGATCAACAATTTCAAAtgattatattatctatttgcAGGAGTATGAGTTTAATATTGGTATGTTTCTTGATTCAGGCTCTTTTAAAGAAACCATTGATAGTCCTTAATCTTCATGTTGGATGGAAGCTATGCATGATGAGATGACATCGACGTGTCAAAACGGTGTATAGAACTTAGTTGAACTACCATGTGGCTATAGGCCAATTGGttgcaaatagatttttaagaccaaatataattttgaaggtCAGGTAAAAATGTATAAGGCTAGGCTTGTTGCTAAGGGATTTAACTAAAGAGAATGCATTGATTATAAGAACACTTTCTTGCTTATTTCTACCAAGTACTCTTTTCGGATTATCATGACTTTGGTGGCTCTTTTTTTATCTCGAGCTGCATAATGGATGTCAAAACAACTTTTCCTAATAGACATCTGTTTGAGGATGTGTACATGATGCAACCAGATGATTTTCAAGTGGAAGAAAAGTAACACATGGTGTGTAAGCTTAACCAGTCCATTTATGGGCTTAAGCAGACATCGAGACAATGGTACCTAAAGTTTGATGAGATTGTTACCTCTTGTGGTTTCAAGGAGAATCTTGTTGATGAATGCATATATTTGAGGGTCAATGGGAGTAAGTATatctttcttgttctttatgttgatgatatattactcgCCGCAAATGATATTGAGCTTTTGTTTGAGACGAAATGCATGTTGTCATCTCATTTTGATATAAAGAATCTTGGCGAAGCCTCTTATGTTTTGGGCATCCAGATTCTTCATGACAGATCTAGAGGCTTTCTTAGATTGTCTCAGAAAACCTACATTGATCGAGTTCTAAGTAGATTTAATATGCATTCTTGTTCTCATGGAAAAGCACCTATTGTAAAAGGTGATAAATTTTCTAAGTCTTAATGCCCTTAGGATGATAGTGAAAGGACTCAAATGCAAACGATTCTCTATTCATCGGTTGTGGGTAGTTTGATGAAAGCTCAAGTATGTACATGACATGATATTGCTTATGTTGTTAGTGTACTTTAAAGATACTTTAAGTGAACCTAGTTTGGCTCACTAGAAAACTGCAAAGAAAGTACTTAGGTATTTGCAAGTTACTAAAGATCTAGTGCTTACATATCGGCAATCTAACATTCTTCATGTAGTTAGATATTCTGATGCGATTTTACGGGTTATTTAGATGACAGGAGATCCATTTCTGGTTATCTTTTTATGATGGCATGAGGAGCTATTTCTTGGAAAAGTGTCAAACAGACACTTATAGCTTCCTCTACAATGAAGGCAGAGTATATAGCTTGTTATGAGGCAACATGTCAGGCTATATGGTTGCATAAATTTATCTTGGAGTTAGGTATTGTGAACATCATTTCGAGGCCGCTGAAGATATTTTGTAACAAATCTGCAGCAGTTTCTTTCTCTCAAAACACTAGGAGCTCTTCTTGCTTCAAGCatattgatattaagtatttgtTTGTTAGAGACAAAATAGTCGAGTCTTATGTTTGTGTTGAGCATATTTCCACAGAGCGTATGTTAGCTGACCTACTAACTAAAGGTTTAGCTCCAAAATTGTTTCAGGAGCATGTGACTAATTTGGGATTGTTAGAGTCTTATGTTGTATTTAGTTAATGTGAGTTATGTGATCATTGGCTGTTTGACTATATTGTTTATActcattctattttaaatatagcAATGTCAAAGAATGTCTGAGTCATGCGCATTTTGGACAAGGTGATTGTTTATGTAATGAGACATTATGTTTGGTCTCATGCCTAAGTCACGCGCATTCTAGACAAGGCGTACTTTATGTATTGAGACATTTCGACTAGTCTCGTGCTTGAGTCACGTGCATTAGGGACAAGGCGTATTACTTATAAAAGACAATCTGTTTTAGTTTATGCCTGAGTCAGGTGGTTGTGAGTATAAGTTTGGTGTCATATATCTTATTGGTATAGTCACTAGACTAGGTGTTGCAACTGCATTTTGGACAAGGCATGTTGCTTTAAAGATATTCAGATTTATCTCTAGGGCTTCTTATGGAAACGAGTGTTTGTCACTTTTTTGATTATTTCCATACTGCACTTGCATCTCGTCAGCCTGAGTTACGTGATTGCAATTATCGGTCATGTGTCGTATGCCATGTCGGTGTACGTTCACTAGCTTGTACATGAAGGCACATTTTGAACAAGGCTTTTGGTTTTGGAATGCTTGTTTGTGTTTATGTTGTGATTAAATGCAATGCtgtccaagtgggagattgttgtatttatttgtaaatagtggATTAACATTAACATTTAGTCAATTAGCCCATAATGGGATGTGCAATTTTAATAGACACATATAGTAGCCCCTACTCTCACCCCACTTGAAATAAAACTAGTCTATTGAGTTCTATTGTCTTATtgctctttctcttctctctcttagagcaagaacaaaaatcaaagaaaattggTAGAAAATAGTTTTCTCCATAGCAAGaaatttttcctctcttttgcaGGAACCCTAAAGCTCCATGAAAAATACATCTCAAGCTATTGAATGTGTGAactctcaattttattgaacacATGCTTTGATTATGGGAAGAGATTATCCCATCTTGTGATTCTAACAAATAATCCATATGTCAGGACTCTATTACTCCCATttctaagaaagaaaaatgatctaTCAGGACTCTAAACATCccttaaaactcaataaattataaaaaataattatgaaggttattacaaaaaatataataaaaaaatcactaaataagagaaaaatgaattaagagaaaactaataaaataacaaaagtagaaaaaaatgatTGCCACATCAAGCAACCCAAGTGGTAGTTGCTTGAGCCTGACAGCCTCCACCAAGGGAATGACAACCCTCACAGTGCCATCAAAGCCACCCATGAGGTGGCCCAACCATCCCACACATGGGCAGCCCAATCTATGCTGCCAAACCAAGTGGCAGCATTGGCCACCCCTTGGCTTTGGTGACCCTTGGTCTCAGAGCTggtcattctctatttttttagtttttttatatatgtttttgaattttatcttaattaattatgaaatgatttactacttttaaaaagtgtttaataattattttctaacaatTTTCATATGGTTTCTTCATTGTatggattttagaaaattttagcgttattttttaaattttattttatacattttttaattatttatttaaatcaaattttcagaatttttatttgcttttattttttactttatttattttctaaaatttattgatttattttaattgatttattttatattgtactttttttaaaaaaatataactttttattgtTCATGACCTCAGGTTTTTTATTTCTGGACAAGTTCAGGACCTCATGTTGATGGGCATTCTgtgattttttaaagagaaatgactTGTACAAGctctaaatagacaaatttcatacaaactcttgtaaaaaaatgatcccacatttaaaactataaaaaaaaaaatattctttattagcTAGATCTACCTTTTTACAAAtaacttatatttctaaagtAACATTACTCGTTTTTAAATGCTACTCTATGTAATATGACAcgcttaaaataaataatttttctattataaaatataggatTTTGACTATAGATTTTAGGtgttagagcactctcaatgaaTTATGTAAAATCCATCTATCTGTAAAATTTAAAGGATTTAGCTTAAAATGCACATCCAACTGATTATCtacttcatttctattttaCAATTTGGTACTGTGTTACCGCTACATATTGCATGACACTATTTATGaatgtaaacattttttaattaatttctttgtcTTCTTGTACTCTTTTATCTACATCAAAGTTAATCTTATTTCACAAAAACCCCTCTGTGTGATTGGCGTCATCTTCCCTTCATTAGTTCTCATCGATTCCAGCAACCACGCATTCAGTTGCTTCAAATTTCAGTTCAAGAATCCTATCGTCCAGTTGCTCTTCCTTATCTGAGTGGGTTCTGGTATCTGGGTAATCTTTCCTCCGCATCCAAAGTTCACTTATGAGGTGCAAAATGAAGAGTTTGTGAAGTTGAGGGATTGCTGGAAATGGGTTTGCGATGAAACTGGTTTTGATGCATTTTGGAGTGTGAGATGAGGGTGGAATTTGCTTTGGCTGGAAATAGAGTAGGAGATGGTGCTTAGTGAGTTGGATTGGGTACGGATTTGAAGGTGATTTTGGTGGATTGGAGGAACGTAAAGTGGTGGGGTTGGGTTCAAATCGGAAGCTAGTTGATGTTGAGTTCCATATTTTTTTCAGCTTCTATTGAGGAGGTAGTGATTTCTGATTTTCGGAGAGATAAGTTAGGaggaagataaataaataagggaagatattgtaaatattaaaaaatatgagaatattattgacagttagagaaaatattagaaatgaataaaaatattataaaatataatatttaaatgatataaagaaaaaatagataaactgatgtatggtatattataaaagtcagtatggaaaatagaaaaaatagattttgataatatattttaaaagataagatgaaaaagccattaagagtgctCTACATGCTAGGGTAATTGAAATTCCTTGGAAataagtaatatttttaaagaaaaatctatacTCATAACTTTCATCGTACTCTTATTACTAAGGGTGTAATCGGTCTAGTTcgatccggttttggacaaaatctatgACCAAAcaggtatgtaccggttttgcatttttcaaaatcgattacgcaccggttaccctcataaaccggtacttccggttttaccggtttccggtccggttttctgatttttttaaaatgtaagtttcacaatttatcattaaaagtttgtttataaaaaaaataaaaattgatttaaaagaaactgttttatacttttataaatatattagtctatataatagtattaatattagactattggtatagttataagttatatattagtattagttataaactatatatttaatattagtattagttataaacttatagtaaaaatttgtagtattaattataaatataactatagtcattagtctatattagactattagtattagttataaaattttagtgatttagtattaacattttatgtaataatttataaattataataagaaattattttatatatgaatatatataattatatatattatatataaaaatttcacataaaaattataattatacataatatataaaacttatatatattaatatatataatattttgtataaaacttatatatacaagaatacaagtattattatatatatattttttatcaatcggtccgatccggttcgAAAAATTCTAAAACTGGAACCGGCTtgttttcacattctaaaaaCCGATCCAGTCTGGACTGACTTTccagtttgaatttacacccctacttacgACATTATAATGaggtaatattatatatcaaattttaaattttttcttaagaaaaataagtatgatttaagaattataaaaaatatcgcACTTTACATTAGGAGTGCTAGCCGTATGGTTGCACATTACTTAAATATGATTATTGTATTACCTTAacctcctatataatggttgaCCTAAGAGGTCAAGACAATCTATTAACTtgaattgatatattatatcaatatatttatataaatattaaaaattataattttttatattaaaagggaGAGGGGTGCGGAGTTGGGGGGTCAACCCGGCCCCGTCGCCGCATGGGTGATGTAGGGTAGCCCGctcgcccatgcgggggcggggcgggtAGGGGCAGGACCCCACTGCCCACCCTGactttattttacataatatgatgAAACTATAATAAAAGTCTATttggtaatattattttttttttaaaggctcatttgaataatgagatgagatagttttagatttgttgaataaaatattattagaatattatttgttaatattattattattattttgaaatttaaaaaagttgaattgtttatatattttatataaaaattaaaaaaaattataataatgatatgagatgaaataaattgagataaattttatatctaaactaatCCTAAGCCAAATAAAtagattctttttaaataaaacaaaagaaatacagAAATCTTTACGAAGACAACGTTAAAAacggaaatatatatatatatatataaaagaaaaaataactttttaattatctCCCTACtgatttttaaaagagaaatagctAAGCTTGGAGGCATTGTATCTCGGTCAAGACTCAAAATTATGATCCATAGTAATATTTGGCAGTCAGGGGCATAAAAGGAAGGAAATCGATCccatccaaaaccaaaaccaaaaccaacacCATTCTCGAGGTGTCGATTTTTTATCCCAAAACGGATGTACACGACCCAACAACACGGCCTACCACGTCATCCACCTTTCCCAATATTGCCACCACACTGACACGGCAGCTTTAATACTTCGCAAATTCCCGCCCTTTTCTCCACACTGCTCCACGACCCAACAATACTTACTGCCACGTTACTATCCGAAATCTACTTTCCACGTGGCACCATCACATAACATTACACGCTGATCGGGCTGGCTAGTGTTCAACAGATCAGGATTTTTGCCTTCAACTAGAGTCTAGGACCCACTAAAAAACGCCAGATCCTTCTCCTCCACGCGCCTGTGGAAAACCGTACCTCTCCccagaaaaatatttatatactcgCAATGACTTGCTTCTTCGGCAGTCGGCACCTTTTGGCAGCCTCTGCTTCTCTCGAAAGCCGTACTCTCACTGCAAGAGAAATGGAGGACACGCCAAAACGGCACTGCTACGACACGGCGGCCTTAGAGGACACGGTCGGTGTGAGCGACGACCTTTTGGCTTGGCTGTCCGTGGAGGAGGACGCAGTTTCGCAGCTAATGGAGCTGTTGGAGGACGACGCGGAGAAGGGCTCGGTAAGTTCTGCCACCACCGCAGGCTCCGTGAAGGCGGCAAAGGTGAGGTTTATTGAATACCCGTACTCGTTGCCGTTGATTTTCCAGCCTTCGACGTCGTACGTCACCATCAACGGAAACGAGGAGAGCTGCGGGTCGTCGTTCTCGGAGTCGGACTCATCAGTGATGGCTAGCGTGGATATGAGGGGGATGCTAAGCATTGGGAAGCGGCTAGCTCTGTTAGGAGCGGAGGCGTTTGCGTTGGGCGAATGGAACGTGGCGGAAGGGGCGAGGGAGGCAAGCGAAGAAGAGGCGCGTGGGTGGTCTGTTGTTTCTGGGGAAGGAGAAGCAATGGACGGCTGTGATGTGTTTGAATGGGATGATAAAATGCTAGAGAGGTTTCTGGGTGAAGATTTAGAGCAGTGAATAGTGGGGGTTTGTAATTTCTTTACATCTTAAAAAAGAACTGTGAAATGTGAATAGAATATAcggagaaaagaaggaagagaaggcAAAATTGTGGGTGGTCTTGTGCTGTGCTGTGCTGTGCTGTGCTGGGGAGAGCTCTAAGCCCACTGTTTCCTTTAGTTTTGTAAACTTACCCAGAAAGTTGAACAGGAAGGAACGAGAGAATAGTAggaaaacactttattttcaattttttttcaactctctatttttttttttttttttttggcaacgataaagataaaaatagaaCTAAGAAATTAACTCACGaacatttgtttttcttttattttatctttaaagatCTAAACTCACGGACGCGTTTTCATTTAATGGAAAAAgggcaaaaatgaaaaagggatATTTCACTTTAGAAGGTGAAGAACAGTAGGTAATTAAAAGCATGCGATAGGAATGGAGAGGCTACACCTACCTACCCTATAGAGAGGTACATTTAAGTTGGTTGCTCGTCGTGTTTCTCGTGGCAAGCCTCAATTCTcttaggttttgtttggttACTTAATTTCTCTcctatcattttaatttattattataatttttttaaattttaacataaaatagaataaataatttaatttttttaaattttaaaataataataatattaaaaaataatattctattaatattttatcatctcaattcaattcaactcattttaacatttaaacacaacTTAAAATTGTAacgctttaaaaaagaaaaaaaaaaaaattagtcccattttttttaattcttaaaagaGCACTAGATGGTAATGCCTTTTTTTCTAGAGATGGGCTTATGGGTATACCTCTATACGCTATGTAATAAGAGCCAGTATTAATTAGACCCTATAAATTATAGGTTTTGAAGTAGAAACTTCGATCACTATCTCCCTAATCCAACTGCTACGGTAGAAATTGGACCAAAATGCTCCTACTATCATTTGACGGTTTACAATTGACTGAATACACACGGgatatttttcaatattgtaTAAGTCCATAGATGTAAGGAGTGCAGACTTTGCTAAATGGATCCCTGACTTCACACATCCCTGGCTACTGAACAACCCTAGAGAGCATGGCCTAATGTCTCAGGTTCCAAACTGCATATTGGAAAAGTCGATTCTTCTATCACTTTCCTCATTTTCAGGTTTGCAAATGTTGGAAGGGCTTCATTGCATGCTCTCCAGATAAACAATTTAACAGCAAGGGCCACCCTCATCTTCCATAGTCCCTGGATCTTCTTGAAACTTCTCCCTCCATTTCAGACTCTACTTTTTTCTAATAATGGTATCCACTCTTAACAGTATATTGACCATCGGTAGAGAAATGCCAGACCAACCTATCCTCCCTTCCACCTAAACTGATGGGGATGGATTTAATGGCTTCAATCTCCTGAGCTGAGAGCATGTCCTGCATGAGATCCTTTTTCCAACTTTTCAGCCTTGGATCAATTATATCACTAATAGATTTGCACCATACTTTAGGATCTCTAGGGGAAGTAATCTTATAGCCTGGAATGGATGGAATCCACCTATCCTcccatatattaatattgtttccATTCCTCACCCTCCATAGTAGACTTATTTTAAGTATTGACAATCCTGCATAAATGCTTCTCCATGCATATGAAGGTTCATAACCGAGCCTTGACTCCAATTAACCCACTTGGGagaagtatttatgtttgaagATTCTTGAGACTAGAGAGTTGGGTTCCTGTATCATCCTCTAGCTTTGCTTTGAAAGCATTGTTAGGTTGAATCCTCGAAAGTCCCTAAAACCAAGACCCCCTTGCTCCTTtgctgaactgagttgatcCCATGTAATCCATTGGATTTTTGAAGTATCTTCATTATATCCCCACCAAAATTTCTTGAGGAGTTGGTTAAGTTTTGTGGTAATGGATGTGGGCAGTAGGAAGATTCCCATTGAGTAAGTAGGTATTGCTTGGAGCACTGCCTTAAGAAGTATCTTCTTGCCTGCTACTGAGAGATGCTTAGTCTTCCAGTTGACAACTCGAGCCCATGCTATGTCTATTAGAGAGTGGAATGCTGCAGTATTTGTTCTCCCAATCACAGCAGGCAACCCGAGGTATTTTTCAAAGGTCCCAG carries:
- the LOC118347906 gene encoding uncharacterized protein LOC118347906, encoding MTCFFGSRHLLAASASLESRTLTAREMEDTPKRHCYDTAALEDTVGVSDDLLAWLSVEEDAVSQLMELLEDDAEKGSVSSATTAGSVKAAKVRFIEYPYSLPLIFQPSTSYVTINGNEESCGSSFSESDSSVMASVDMRGMLSIGKRLALLGAEAFALGEWNVAEGAREASEEEARGWSVVSGEGEAMDGCDVFEWDDKMLERFLGEDLEQ